A single window of Nasonia vitripennis strain AsymCx chromosome 4, Nvit_psr_1.1, whole genome shotgun sequence DNA harbors:
- the LOC100121050 gene encoding la protein homolog — MSEEIKNDAAAQQEETPAKENNGVAEEVKSEENTETAGEVKSEEKPVEKNGTEETSAEAKTEVTPELLTKIKKQVEFYFGDVNMQKDKFLIEQTRLDEGWVPMTVMLNFKILASLSKDIEVILNALEDSDLIEISEDRKKIRRSLDKPLPVYNDEYRKAQEARTIYLKGFPMDSTIEILKSHFETTDDVETIIMRRYKVDKQSFFKGSIFLQFKTLEAAKAFMEQESVKYKDTELIKMWSADYSASKEKEREERRQKKAKNQLDKMENAKGNKNKEQHQKFKVPKGCVLHISNLEKSITREKIKKALAELDSEVAYVDYNIGDIEGYIRLQGENSAVELLKKLENNVLKVEEREFPCKLLEGEEEETYLAKIQENMASHREKRSDKGRHHGRKGFKRRHSPHRDGNAKRANKDN, encoded by the exons ATGTCTGAGGAGATCAAGAACGACGCCGCGGCGCAACAGGAGGAGACTCCCGCCAAGGAAAACAATGGAGTCGCCGAAGAGGTTAAGTCCGAGGAAAACACTGAAACCGCCGGAGAGGTTAAGTCCGAGGAGAAGCCGGTAGAGAAGAACGGCACCGAGGAAACCTCCGCCGAGGCTAAAACCGAGGTCACCCCCGAGCTCCTGACGAAAATCAAGAAACAAGTCGAG TTCTATTTCGGCGATGTAAACATGCAGAAGGACAAGTTCCTCATCGAGCAGACAAGACTGGACGAAGGCTGGGTCCCGATGACCGTAATGCTGAACTTCAAAATTTTGGCGTCGCTCAGCAAGGACATCGAGGTAATTCTCAATGCATTGGAGGACAGCGATCTCATCGAGATATCCGAGGACAGAAAGAAAATTCGTCGCTCGCTGGATAAACCCCTGCCTGTGTATAACGACGAGTACAGAAAGGCACAAGAGGCCAGGACTATTTACCTCAAGGGGTTCCCCATGGACTCGACAATCGAGATTCTGAAGAGCCACTTCGAGACCACGGACGACGTTGAGACTATTATC ATGAGAAGGTACAAAGTAGACAAACAATCTTTTTTCAAGGGATCGATATTTTTGCAATTCAAAACCCTGGAGGCTGCCAAAGCTTTTATGGAGCAAGAATCTGTCAAGTACAAAGACACAGAACTTATCAAAATGTGGTC CGCTGACTATTCGGCTTCGAAAGAAAAGGAAAGGGAAGAGAGGCGCCAAAAGAAGGCTAAGAATCAACTGGATAAAATGGAAAAT GCAAagggaaataaaaataaagagcaacACCAGAAATTCAAGGTTCCAAAAGGTTGCGTATTACATATTTCAAATCTGGAAAAATCAATTACCAGGGAAAAAATCAAGAAAGCACTGGCTGAATTGGATAGCGAGGTAGCTTACGTTGATTACAATATCGGAGATATCGAAGGATACATCCGCTTACAAGGCGAGAATTCCGCCGTTGAACTGttgaaaaaattggaaaacaaTGTG ctgAAAGTCGAAGAGCGCGAATTTCCTTGCAAGCTGCTGGAAGGTGAAGAGGAAGAGACTTACTTGGCTAAGATCCAAGAAAACATGGCTAGTCACAGAGAAAAGCGATCTGATAAAG GACGTCATCATGGAAGGAAAGGATTCAAGCGACGTCACAGCCCTCACAGAGATGGAAATGCGAAAAGAGCAAACAAAGATAATTaa
- the LOC100118395 gene encoding adipocyte plasma membrane-associated protein, which translates to MGYLKSVGTSVIYIGAFLAAITFIPGIPPDAKFEEYSVVAPKELTGKLAVNDRLNNAELLFEGQVKGAEAFASYNGELYTGVHGGYVVKVTKNKLIPVVKFGEDCDGLWQESKCGRPLGLKFDKKGVLFVNDAYYGIFKVNVKTGKYEKLVSKEEPIDGKVPMIVNSLDIASNGDIYWSDSSTEFSLEDGSYTTLSNPSGRLIRYNAATKKNQVLLQDLAFANGVALSEDEDFVIVLETIASRITKYHLKGPKAGKHEIFVEGLPGMPDNVHSDNRNGFLVSLVVYGDSENPIISTSLMPHPFIRRMAARLLALIEAPFKCLNTYYPNPYAEKIVHFIGGFESMKGLTSQTVVVLRINNKGNIVDAAYSTDEKISGISSAYIHDGYLWLGSPFAEYVARVPLKKAFPDLAVEEKHSQSTRSTEQVKKNSVPNTEKQPKPSTTTTTPKPVETKPVTPKPVESKPTTAKPVESKPTTAKPVTPKPVESRPTTAKPVESKTTTAKPVESKTTTTKPVESKTTTKPNAKKTTKEQKSSQPDKKTSSEK; encoded by the exons ATGGGCTACTTGAAATCCGTCGGCACGAGCGTCATTTACATCGGCGCATTCCTTGCCGCGATCACCTTCATCCCTGGAATACCTCCGGATGCCAAGTTCGAGGAGTACAG CGTCGTCGCGCCTAAGGAGCTGACTGGCAAACTCGCTGTAAATGATAGACTCAACAATGCGGAACTTTTATTCGAAGGGCAGGTCAAAGGTGCAGAAGCATTCGCTTCTTACAACGGTGAACTCTACACAGGTGTCCATGGTGGCTACGTAGTCAAGGTTACCAAGAACAAACTCATACCTGTTGTTAAATTCGGAGAAGACTGCG ATGGACTCTGGCAAGAGTCTAAATGTGGCAGACCTCTGGGATTGAAATTCGACAAGAAAGGTGTCTTGTTTGTCAACGACGCTTACTATGGAATTTTCAAAGTTAATGTAAAAACAGGCAAATATGAGAAGCTTGTTAGCAAGGAAGAGCCAATCGATGGAAAAGTTCCAATGATTGTTAACTCTTTGGATATTGCAAGTAATGGTGATATATACTGGTCTGACTCGAGTACAGAATTTAGCCTTGAGGATGGATCTTATACTACATTGTCAAATCCATCTGGAAG gCTTATACGTTACAATGCTGCTACCAAGAAAAATCAAGTTTTACTCCAAGACTTGGCATTTGCCAATGGTGTTGCCCTGAGTGAAGATGAAGATTTTGTCATTGTTTTAGAAACTATTGCCTCCCGCATTACCAAATACCACCTCAAAGGTCCTAAGGCAGGTAAACACGAGATCTTTGTTGAAGGTCTCCCAGGAATGCCTGATAATGTACACTCTGACAATAGAAATGGATTTTTGGTTAGCCTTGTTGTCTACGGAGATTCAGAAAATCCCATTATATCTACATCTTTAATGCCTCATCCATTCATTAGGCGTATGGCTGCAAGACTGCTTGCACTCATAGAGGCACCTTTCAAGTGTTTGAATACTTACTATCCCAATCCCTATGCTGAAAAAATCGTTCATTTCATTGGAGGATTCGAAAGCATGAAGGGCTTAACTTCACAAACTGTTGTTGTATtgagaataaataataaggGTAATATAGTAGATGCAGCCTACAGTACTGATGAAAAGATCTCAGGTATTAGTTCAGCTTATATCCATGATGGATATTTATGGCTGGGCTCACCGTTTGCTGAGTACGTTGCTAGAGTACCATTGAAGAAGGCATTCCCAGATTTGGCTGTCGAAGAGAAACATTCCCAAAGTACCAGAAGCACTGAGCAAGTAAAGAAGAATAGTGTACCAAACACTGAAAAACAACCAAAACCAAGCACTACGACCACAACTCCTAAGCCAGTTGAAACCAAACCAGTCACTCCCAAGCCAGTGGAATCTAAACCAACTACTGCTAAGCCAGTTGAATCCAAACCAACTACTGCTAAGCCAGTGACTCCTAAGCCAGTTGAGTCCAGGCCAACGACTGCTAAGCCAGTGGAATCAAAGACTACTACTGCAAAACCAGTAGAATCAAAGACAACTACTACTAAACCAGTAGAATCTAAGACAACTACTAAACCTAACGCAAAAAAGACTacaaaagaacaaaaatctaGTCAACCTGATAAAAAAACTTCTTCAGAGAAATAA
- the LOC100677977 gene encoding unconventional prefoldin RPB5 interactor-like protein: MELEKLKSYQQVLLNQVYSQKLQQNEENIKTWKQYKDKHVKIIEGLQTLVHELTLNCMVPLGKRALMKGKLTHTNEILVCIGDGYFVKYSAQQAIELCNRRIKRSEEMLQKYEEERNLYEIRQMLPLDYGAFELGDCKEVIEHWDDQKIEDWRVEHRKREKEYRKKLIELKETEKVEIVTEDDLFNRLDQLELEEELADEFNRLDEEHKKFYGTSLGDEEDAEYEQSEEGENEEEEEEEEEEEEEEEKKKEEDKEEEKEKEKIAEKEEEKSNVLKEIVASISNNKKLSSIVQIDQNRQVKLSDITQTKQKAEMKEIAEITPKVVEKRIIPVMKDNKINGKFEVSIIKEDEVQKMLGKPSVSLDSCTSTHKTVTFETSRKKRRRIRTFSFEDSDSAEPDVESRKTKSSGRRVSFAEPHFTVKPSSDQDNDSEVENTTNCSSAESGNINDDDDDVDNIIQIEFKHSERDSLSLEGTENIISSPQDIHRIFCKPKSILKRPLDRCYPSNFATAAETLEEEEEEPETNSMIEPDSAVRSMYNMVVQDIQERKPENKITESNEPTTKKRPVSRFKLERTNLKNKISK, encoded by the exons ATGGAATTGGAGAAACTGAAGTCGTATCAGCAAGTTTTATTGAATCAAGTGTATTCTCAG AAACTCCaacaaaatgaagaaaacaTCAAAACTTGGAAGCAATACAAAGATAAACATGTCAAAATTATTGAAGGATTACAAACACTTGTACATGAGTTAACATTAAACTGCATGGTGCCTTTAGGAAAACGAGCATTAATGAAGGGAAAATTGACGCACACAAATGAAATACTTGTTTGCATCGGCGATGGATACTTTGTAAAATACAGTGCTCAACAGGCGATTGAGTTATGCAATCGTAGGATAAAAC GTTCTGAAGAAATGTTGCAAAAGTATGAGGAGGAAAGAAATTTGTATGAAATACGTCAGATGCTACCATTAGATTATGGTGCATTTGAATTAGGTGATTGTAAGGAAGTAATTGAACATTGGGATGATCAGAAAATAGAAGACTGGAGAG TTGAACacagaaaaagagaaaaagaatatagaaaaaaattaattgaattaaaagaaaCTGAAAAAGTAGAAATTGTTACAGAAGATGATTTGTTCAACAGACTTGATCAGTTAGAACTTGAAGAAGAACTGGCTGACGAGTTCAATAG ATTAGACGAAGagcataaaaaattttatggtACAAGTTTAGGAGATGAAGAAGATGCTGAATATGAACAATCAGAAGAAGGAgaaaatgaagaagaagaagaagaagaagaagaagaagaagaagaagaagaaaagaaaaaagaagaagataaagaagaagagaaagaaaaagagaaaatagcagaaaaggaagaagaaaagagTAATGTATTAAAAGAAATAGTAGCTAGTATATCAAATAATAAGAAGTTAAGCTCCATTGTACAAATAGATCAAAATAGACAAGTAAAATTATCAGATATAACCCAAACTAAACAGAAAGCAGAGATGAAAGAAATAGCAGAGATAACACCAAAAGTAGTTGAAAAAAGGATTATACCTGTTATGAaggataataaaataaacgggAAATTCGAAGTGTCTATTATAAAAGAAGATGAGGTACAGAAAATGTTGGGAAAACCAAGTGTATCATTGGATTCCTGTACATCAACACATAAAACTGTCACATTTGAGACCAgtagaaaaaagagaagacgTATAAGAACATTTTCTTTTGAGGATTCGGATAGTGCAGAACCAGATGTTGAaagtagaaaaacaaaaagttcaGGGAGAAGGGTATCTTTTGCTGAACCTCATTTTACAGTAAAGCCTTCTTCTGATCAAGATAATGATTCAGAAGTAGAAAATACAACGAATTGCAGCTCAGCAGAATCTGGAAACAtaaatgatgatgatgatgatgttgataatattatacaaataGAATTCAAACATTCTGAAAGAGATTCTTTGAGTCTTGAAGGTActgaaaatataatttcaagtccACAAGATATTCATAGAATTTTCTGCAAGCCCAAATCAATCCTTAAAAGACCTTTGGATAGGTGTTATCCTTCTAATTTTGCAACAGCAGCTGAGACtttggaagaagaagaagaagagcccgAAACCAATAGTATGATTGAACCTGATAGTGCTGTAAGATCAATGTATAATATG gtGGTTCAAGATATACAAGAAAGAAAAcccgaaaataaaataactgaGTCTAATGAGCCAACAACTAAGAAAAGGCCAGTTAGTAGATTTAAGCTCGAACGGACAAACTTgaagaataaaatatcaaaatga